The sequence below is a genomic window from Sebastes fasciatus isolate fSebFas1 chromosome 11, fSebFas1.pri, whole genome shotgun sequence.
AGTCTTTGGGAAAAGAAGAGAacgagagggaggaagagagagaaagcactCGAGCGTaattgaatgtttttgttttgtgctgGGAGATTGAACAAAAGGCGGATTGTGAATGGAGTACAAAAAAGGGGTTATTGCTGTTCTCAGAGTGATCTTCCATCTGGTCACTAAATCAAGATGGAGTGTCCCACCAAGAAATACCACAGTTAAACCTCGAGTGAATGTCAGTGCCAAAATTCATCTGTTTTCCGCCTCAGAAATCATGAATgtgttcattattttattagatAACCACACAGTAACCACTCCTGCCACTTGTAAAAACGTCCCACCATGTGTTTTCCATGTGTTGCTGGCTCAATTCAATCTCCTATTTcatttgattttgtttgttttgtcagatACCAAAGGTCAAACCAGATAATGTGGCAGTAAATTGTTTGGACAAGTGACGACAAAAAAGTGATGGAAGGACAAAACGGTAAGAAAAAAGTCACTAATGTGATAGAATTGTGCTGAATTTGCGATGGATACTAAACTACTGTTTTAATGTTTACAGGAAGTGTCTCGCCTcataaaacaacagaaaatggAATTAAAGGGAAGCCCCCGTACTCGGTGGAAACCCCTTATGGCTTTCGACTAGACCTGGACTTCCTAAAGTACGTAGATGACATAGAGAAAGGCAACACAATCAAAAGAGTCCCCATCCAGCGCCGAAGCAAGGGCCCCCGAGCCAGCACTCTCCCCAGGCACCTCAACCCTTCTGGGAGTGGCTACCGCCCGAGCCCCTGGGGATCTACTGGAGCTCTTGGCCCCAGATCCCGACTGTCGGACGCCCATCACCATGGCTACACTTCTTGGGCAAATGATCACAGGTCGCAACTTTCTCCCACGGGGCTCAAATCCCTGTCAGAGATGGAGGCCAGAATCAAGGAGTTTGATGAGCAACCTCTGGGTGAGCACATCAGACCTCATCTCCTGCGCGCCTCCAGTCTGCCACTCACGGTGTTACTGAGACAGGGATCAGAGTCAACGGAGGACCCCGGCAGCCTCCGGAGTTCGATGGATAAACTCGGAGGGAGAAACATCTCCTGTGAAGACGTCTTCTACTCCTCGGACAGCCCTCGGCCCAAGGACTGCTCGGGGCTGATGAGGCGCCTGACCGAGGCCCTCGAACGTGTGGGAGAGCTGGAGATGGAGGTGAGGGAGATCCCAGAGCTCAGGGCGCACATCTGCATCCTccaggaggaaagagagagtctCCGTGTGGGCCTGAATCCACATATCCCACCCCCTTCAGTGAACGGAACCACAAACCCTTACACCTCCTCCCACTACGGCACGGCGGACATCAAAAGGCCTCGGCATGAACGCCACATCATGTTTCCTATAAATCGCAGCGACTCTAATCCCACGCACGAGTGGAGGACTAGTACAGATCTGGATGAGCTTCTGACAGTGACGTCACTGCAGGCCAAAGTCGCTATGCTGGAGCAGAAGCTCCATGAGACTGGCCTGGAGCTGCAGAGGGCCTTAGGGCTGCTGAGGGAGCAGCAGGACGAGAGCAGAAGGAAAGATGACAAGATGGAGCACCTTACCAGGAACCCTGCGGTGTGGGTCCGTGCAGAGAGGGTGGTGGTGGACCAGGATGGAGATGAGACAGTGGTGAGATCCATTGAGCCATACAGTAAAGTCTCAAGAAGTCCAGATGCAAGAACTGTCACCACAAACGGACAAAGAAGTCGACAACAAAACCCGCTAGCGTCGGTGGATCCTGGAGACGCTTCAGAAGAAACAGCAGTGGTCGTCCACCACGTAAAGAAGATCAAGAGGCTCCTGGATCAGCAGtgggagtgtttgtgtgcagacCGCGAGTCAGCAAAGGAGGGTAAACCTCTACAACACCCAGACCCCAAAGTCAACTCCCTGCAGCAGGAGATGATGGGACTCGTCGACATCCTTACCTCCTACTACACCCAGCATGGACACGGTGATGGAGAGAGGATTCATCATGGAGGTATTGTAGTCCACAGATTGTACATGATGTCACTGTAATGATTAAAGCATAGTTGAATTATGAAGATACTAACGATGGTTGACCTACATCCACAAGAGTCAATTAAAAGCTGATTATGTAACTGAAAATTACTGACAACTACAAATTCGTACCTCACACAGGCTTTGCCCTCTTGCAGACTATTTTGAGAGGAAGTGCTCTCACATTATATGAAGGGAGATTGGATGTTGTGATCTGGACTTACAGTATATTTGGGAAAGAAGAAGTCAAGCTAGTCCGCTACAAGGCAGAACAACCACTTTAGTTAGATCTCATTTTTTGACTTCACTCTTATTCCTTGAAGGTGAACTTACATGACATCCGACTCATAAAAACATTAGTTTTAGTTGGGAATCTGGTTGTTGTCACCGCGATATCGTCACAACCGCGgaagatgcagtcacaaaacttcacaggtgtgtagttgagatcaaaatgaaggccgagtttgaagatgggtgtggtccgagcaagggcgatggaagtggggaaggggccaTTGGCCTCCCCACTTTACGCCCCTGGTCCGATTTGGCGTCGCAGCTGGTGCGATCCAATCGCAAGAAGGTCTCTAGTTTGTACTGCGTTGT
It includes:
- the LOC141776785 gene encoding KN motif and ankyrin repeat domain-containing protein 4-like; this encodes MEGQNGSVSPHKTTENGIKGKPPYSVETPYGFRLDLDFLKYVDDIEKGNTIKRVPIQRRSKGPRASTLPRHLNPSGSGYRPSPWGSTGALGPRSRLSDAHHHGYTSWANDHRSQLSPTGLKSLSEMEARIKEFDEQPLGEHIRPHLLRASSLPLTVLLRQGSESTEDPGSLRSSMDKLGGRNISCEDVFYSSDSPRPKDCSGLMRRLTEALERVGELEMEVREIPELRAHICILQEERESLRVGLNPHIPPPSVNGTTNPYTSSHYGTADIKRPRHERHIMFPINRSDSNPTHEWRTSTDLDELLTVTSLQAKVAMLEQKLHETGLELQRALGLLREQQDESRRKDDKMEHLTRNPAVWVRAERVVVDQDGDETVVRSIEPYSKVSRSPDARTVTTNGQRSRQQNPLASVDPGDASEETAVVVHHVKKIKRLLDQQWECLCADRESAKEGKPLQHPDPKVNSLQQEMMGLVDILTSYYTQHGHGDGERIHHGATKSITRTDGCARMSKSLHSVGVNEGRKSGNVVGQDFVNQSGQKESSIIPREMAAVQEDEEPPEEKRRMEGVKQTSPDGQMISGGAGSERTDGGGPSAEAEKAAKTKPQPPGEQMEGNSGSESTTGGSESVSSDFLAACQFLKDHMDNMDNPNDHMRKALVVLFQHWFGAAAEEASVASRVAVYLKEVKKTTPSLLAFLINLADDNGNTVLHYSVSHCNYSIVSLILDTGVSDVRLQNNAGYTAVMLASLTAPDGPGGMEVVRKLMELSDINIRSSQTGQTALHLAVRHGRVVMVRLLLSCGADTNLQDSQGTTALMFASERGHTHIARLLLERSQCDLTLTDKRGQTALSIAMKGSHTDTTALLQAHTKARAL